CATGGGATATTTGGTGATCAAAAGTATTTGAATGAAATGCCTCGCATTTTTTCAAATATATGCGATATTAACACGCCCGGCGTCAATATCGGTCCTTGGGATTACCGCAAGTATACCTTTTCGGAAAACGATGATCAAATATATATCGATCACATTCCGCTTATTTTTTTCCACTTCAGCGGGGTTAGAGTCAAGAAAGGTGATAATAGACTGGAGCTTGTCCATGAATGCGAGGTAGATACTCCATTTATTTTCAACCATTATCAAAAAATGATAGCGGATCTCATCACGATCATTCAACATATTGAGCCTGAGTTTGACGGCTATGCAACAAAGGAAGACTTACAAAAGTATTTCTAGTTTTCAAATGGAGGAGGTGCAGGCAGTGGAAGACCTTAAACGACTATGTAGGGAATATGGAATTGGTGATTTGTTAGAGGTGGAGGATCTTCTCGGAGGCGGTTATATTAACGCAAATCTTAAGATTCGTACTAGTAAGGGGAAATTCGTTGTGCGAATCTTTCTCAATGGCGTTGAAAAACACAGGCTTCTTTATGGGTATTTCATTGTTTCAAAGCTTTCTAATGAAGGTGTTCCAGCCCTTTTGCCACTCCTGAATAATGAAGGTTTATCTTACACGAATTATAAGGAGTTTGTTGTACAGATTACTCCTTTTGTAGAAGCTTCTCGTTTTCTATGGGTCCCTAAGCAAGCCTTTCATAGTGGGAAAATGCTACGGCGGATGCACGAAGCTCTTACCTGTATTGAGGTAAGTCCGAAACCAACGGGCGCTTACCTCTATTATCAGCTTGAACCCACCACCATGATGAAGGAATTAATTAAAAATGGTCATACCTTACCAAGTCATGAGGTAACTGTTTTTAATGAGTTTTATAGCTTGTTAAAGTCTCCTAGCTTCGACATAAGTAACCTGCCGAAGACGATCATTCATGGTGATTGGAATCCAAGTAATCAATTGTATAACGTGAATAAAGAGGTTTGCAGTTTCATGGATTTTGATACCCTTCAGCGGGGGGAACGGGTATTTGATGTCGCGTATGCTCTTCATTTTTTCCTGATCCAGCGCCGTAATGAAATGGTGACGCGGGAATTTTTGAAAGGGTATGGGGCTTTGACGCAGGGGGAAATTGATGTTCTTCCGTTTCTAATTGCCAAAATTAGCTTGTTCTTTGGGATATTGGTTAAATATGGAGAGTTTCAGTTTGAGAGAAATCTAGACCAAATGAAATGGGTAATCTCTGAGCAAGGCAGAAATAAGATTCAAGAATTCTGCATAAGAGAATCGTAACCCTATTGGTGGAAGGCTGATGTGAATGCAGAGCTGGAAAAATAAAAATGTATTTGTGACTGGCAGCACAGGGTTCGTAGGAAGTCATTTGGTGCAGGAACTACTGCGATTAGGCGCAAATGTAACTGCGCTTGTTAGAAAACCACAAACACATGACACAATAAATTTTGTTTTGGGGAGCTTGGATGATTTTCAGGTAATCAAAAAAGCCCTCGAAGACGATGAAATAGATACTGTTTTTCATGTGGCAGCACTAGCGGTGGTAGGGGAAGCGCACCTCAATCCTATGGCAGCATTTGAGACAAATATCCGCGGAACCTGGAACATATTAGAGGCTTGCCGGCAAACCTCGGTTAAAAGAGTAATTGTCACTTCTAGTGAAAAAGTATATGGTGATAACGCAATTCCGCCCTATGTTGAGTCCATGCCATTGGCCGGGAGACATCCTTATGACGTTTCAAAAAGCTGTGCGGACTTAATAGCAGCTATGTATTTTCATACCTATCAGCTTCCAGTTTGTATTGTTCGCTGTGGAAACTTGTTTGGTGGTGGAGATCTCAATTTTACCAGGTTGATTCCAGGAACCATTCAATCCCTTATTAAAAATCAAGCACCAGTGATCAGGAGTGCTGGCAGCTCGGCCAGGGACTTCTTTTATATTGAGGATAGTATTCGCGCTCATTTACTTGTTGCCGAAAAAATGGAAAGCAGTCCAATTGCAGGCGAAGCCTTCCATTTCAGCTATGAAAGACCGCATACTGTTTTAGAGGTTGTAGAGGAAATATCAAAGTTGATGAACAGTGATTTAATGCCGATTATTCAAAATCAAAGTAATCTTGAACCAAAACATGAATACTTGAGTGCGGCAAAAGCCAGGAATTTGTTGGACTGGAAACCGATGTTTGATTTTGAATCCGGTTTGGTTAAAACAATCGAATGGTACCAAAAATACTTTGAAGACCATGTGGACTGCTAACAAATGCTGTTGCAACTAGTGTGTTCAACATTCCGTCATAACATTTCAAACAAACTGTGAACTTAACACTATACCTATGTTACTAACTATCGATTTCTACTATAGTGAAAGTATCAAGAATAAGTTAAATTTTGAAAGGCGGAATGACTTATGTTTAACAAATTTTTAAGAGAAAATAAGATTTCAGCAGCTATTTTAACCGTTATTCGTTTATACCTTGGCTACTCTTGGTTCACAGCTGGTTTTCATAAATTAACAGGCGGATTTGACGCTGCCGGATTCCTAAAAGGAGCGATTGCGAATCCTGTAAAAGGTCCAGATGGCAATATGGTTTATAGCTGGTACGTTCACTTCTTAGATAGCTTTGCTTTACCAAACATTGATGTGTTTAACTTCATCGTTCCTTGGGGCGAAACATTGATTGGTTTAGGACTACTACTAGGTTGCTTAACAACAGCGGCGATGTTCTTTGGTTTAGTGATGAACTTCAGCTTTTTCTTAGCAGGAACTGTATCTCATAACCCAACCGACATTTTCTTAGGCTTCATCATCTTAGCAGCAGGCTTCAACGCTGGTAAATATGGTTTAGACCGCTGGGTGGTTCCATTCATCCGTAAAACTGTTGGTAAAGCAAAAGTAACAGCATAGCGTGTAACAACAAAAAAGACGATTCGCACAACTTGAATCGTCTTTTTTGTATTATTTCACTGCTTCGGCAAGCAAATCCACGATATGAACAGCACGCATTTTATTAGACAAGCCCTCGCGCTCAATTCCTAGCTGCATTTGCAGCAAGCACCCAGGGTTAGCCGTTACGATGGTGGTGGCATGTGTGGCTTTTGCCTGGACCATTTTATAGTCGAGCATGACCATCGACATTTCGGACTCGACGATATTATAGATACCAGCAGACCCACAGCAGCGATCGGCTTCTTTCATTTCTTTGAACTGTACCCCTTTTATCGAACCCAACAGTGTTCGTGGTGCGGAAGCTGTTTTCATTACATTTCGTAAATGGCAGGAATCCTGATAGGTAATAACTTGAGCAGGAAGTTCTAGTTTCACTTTTTTATGAAAAGAAACAGCCACGAGTATTTCAGAAATATCCTTTATCCGCGACTTGAACTTAGTGGCTCGGTCTTTCCAAACAGGGTCATCCTTCAACAGGTGATCATAATCAACAAGGAAAGCTCCGCATCCGCCGGCGTTGGTAATGATGAAATCTACGCCCAAGTCTTCGAATGCCGAGATGTTTTTCTTAGCAAGCTCCTTTGCCGCATCTTTCTCACCGCTATGCCCGTGCAAGGCACCACAGCAGGTTTGCTGCTTGGGAATGACAATCTCACAGCCAGCTAATTGCAATAATTTCATAGTAGCGTCATTTGTTTTCATGAACATCGTATCCATCAAACAGCCGCTGAAAAATGCTACCTTATGAACTTTCTCCGCAATCGCCGGCAGGTGCTCAGGTCGGTTTTTCATTTCTTTCATGGTGGGGACCTTCGGAAGCACTTTTTCCATAGTAGCTAAATTGTCAGGCAACAACCCTAAATAGCCTGTTTTGCGCGCAAGGGTTTGAATCCCGGAACGCTGATAGAAACCTAGAAGGCCGACCATATTACGCATACGATTTTGATGAGGGAATAACCCTTCAAATACTGTTTTTCTAACAGCTCTGACAGGTAAAGAGTGTTTTTTATTTTGATTAATGATATCTCTTGCTTCTTCAAGTAAATGGCCATAATTAACGCCGGAAGGGCAGACGGGTTCACAGGCACGGCAGCCAAGGCAAAGCTCGAGTGAACGCTCAAAATCCTCATCCGGTTCAACGATTCCGTCGACGACTGCTTTCATCATCGCAATTCTGCCACGTGGCGAATGGGATTCTTTATAACCTGATTCGATATAGGTTGGGCAGGTTGGGAGACAAAATCCGCAGCGCATACAGTTTAAGAGCTCATCCTCGTTCATCCGCTCTTTGAATTGCTGTTGAATTTTTTCTTGTTCGAGTAAGGTTGTCATCTTGTAATCACCACGCGTTTCTTGCTGTCCTTCGCAAAGACTTTC
This genomic stretch from Neobacillus niacini harbors:
- a CDS encoding (Fe-S)-binding protein — encoded protein: MTTLLEQEKIQQQFKERMNEDELLNCMRCGFCLPTCPTYIESGYKESHSPRGRIAMMKAVVDGIVEPDEDFERSLELCLGCRACEPVCPSGVNYGHLLEEARDIINQNKKHSLPVRAVRKTVFEGLFPHQNRMRNMVGLLGFYQRSGIQTLARKTGYLGLLPDNLATMEKVLPKVPTMKEMKNRPEHLPAIAEKVHKVAFFSGCLMDTMFMKTNDATMKLLQLAGCEIVIPKQQTCCGALHGHSGEKDAAKELAKKNISAFEDLGVDFIITNAGGCGAFLVDYDHLLKDDPVWKDRATKFKSRIKDISEILVAVSFHKKVKLELPAQVITYQDSCHLRNVMKTASAPRTLLGSIKGVQFKEMKEADRCCGSAGIYNIVESEMSMVMLDYKMVQAKATHATTIVTANPGCLLQMQLGIEREGLSNKMRAVHIVDLLAEAVK
- a CDS encoding DoxX family membrane protein; protein product: MFNKFLRENKISAAILTVIRLYLGYSWFTAGFHKLTGGFDAAGFLKGAIANPVKGPDGNMVYSWYVHFLDSFALPNIDVFNFIVPWGETLIGLGLLLGCLTTAAMFFGLVMNFSFFLAGTVSHNPTDIFLGFIILAAGFNAGKYGLDRWVVPFIRKTVGKAKVTA
- a CDS encoding phosphotransferase enzyme family protein, whose amino-acid sequence is MEDLKRLCREYGIGDLLEVEDLLGGGYINANLKIRTSKGKFVVRIFLNGVEKHRLLYGYFIVSKLSNEGVPALLPLLNNEGLSYTNYKEFVVQITPFVEASRFLWVPKQAFHSGKMLRRMHEALTCIEVSPKPTGAYLYYQLEPTTMMKELIKNGHTLPSHEVTVFNEFYSLLKSPSFDISNLPKTIIHGDWNPSNQLYNVNKEVCSFMDFDTLQRGERVFDVAYALHFFLIQRRNEMVTREFLKGYGALTQGEIDVLPFLIAKISLFFGILVKYGEFQFERNLDQMKWVISEQGRNKIQEFCIRES
- a CDS encoding NAD-dependent epimerase/dehydratase family protein; this encodes MQSWKNKNVFVTGSTGFVGSHLVQELLRLGANVTALVRKPQTHDTINFVLGSLDDFQVIKKALEDDEIDTVFHVAALAVVGEAHLNPMAAFETNIRGTWNILEACRQTSVKRVIVTSSEKVYGDNAIPPYVESMPLAGRHPYDVSKSCADLIAAMYFHTYQLPVCIVRCGNLFGGGDLNFTRLIPGTIQSLIKNQAPVIRSAGSSARDFFYIEDSIRAHLLVAEKMESSPIAGEAFHFSYERPHTVLEVVEEISKLMNSDLMPIIQNQSNLEPKHEYLSAAKARNLLDWKPMFDFESGLVKTIEWYQKYFEDHVDC